TTCGACGGTTGTCCGTCAAACCTATGCCAACCACCGCCTGCGTCTAATTATAACCATAAAGGTCAGCTACTCCAGCCCGGTAGAGACGGCCATGCGCATCATGCTGGAAGCCGCGAAGCGGCAGCAGATATTGGCGGAACCCGAACCTACCGTTATCCTCAAGGAATTTGCCGAGAATGGCGCCATCGTTGACCTGATAATATGGGTGCAAGATCCAGAAGGTGGAGTGTTACGGCTGCGCTCCAACCTCAACCGTGAAATCCTGGCGGAATTTGAAAAGAACGGTATCGGCGTGAAATAAGGCTGATGGGAACAACGGAATAATTCCGACCAAATCACACGCACCTCCTGCCGCCCTGCCAGAGGTGCCAGCCTTGAAATCCACCCAAGTTTTGAGATACGATCCTGCTATCACACACCTGTCCACCTGTCCGCGCCCGTGGAAATTCCGGTCCTGGCCCCGCGGCGGATTGCTAACTGATCACCAGACATATGAAGAAAATACTACCGGCGCTGTTTTTCGCGCTTTGCTCGATACAGGTTTCAGCGCAGGTTTCCGCGCAAAAAGAGGCTCAGGAATTCCCCTGGTCCAAGGCGGCAAAAATCATCGCGGCGGACGAGGCAAAAGCCGCTGCGTCAAAGCCGAAAAAACCGGACCCGCAGCTTGAAGCCGAAACCAAAAAGCGTGAGAAGGCAGCTGACGCGGAAAACAAGAAGAGCAAATAACGAGGGACCTTGGCGTTTAACTCACTCGCAGAGACGAGCTCCTAACGCCAGGAACTCTTTATGGGCGCCTTGATTTTCTATACCGGGATCTATTTCCTGGGCTATTACGCCGCGCACCTGCTCAACCAGGCGACTGGCCGGGCTTTGGTAAGTAATCGCCGCATCGCGGGCCTCGTTCTGGTGCTCACCGTCAGCGTAGCCCACGCGTACAAGATAATTTCCACTCCTCCGCCTCATGATCACGGGGATGGGGCGAATTACGCACTCGGCTTATACGTTATTCTGCCTGTCATCATCATCTCGATCGCCGTATTCTTCTTCAACCGGCAGGATGGGCAGGACGACAACGATCAGTCATAGGACGGGCGCTAATACGTCCAGGCGTGTCTAGGCGGTTTTCTTCTGGATGAATTCGATCTTGTAGCCGTCGGGGTCTTCCACAAAAGCGATGACGGTGGCGCCATGTTTCATCGGTCCCGCTTCCCGCGTTACCTTGCCGCCGCGCTTCTTCACTTCCGCGCAGGCCTTGTAGGCATCGTCCACTTCTACCGCAATATGCCCATAGCCATTGCCCAGGTCATATTGCTTCGTATCCCAGTTGTGGGTTAACTCCAATACTGTGCCAAGCACCTCATCCTGATAACCGACAAAGGCGAGCGTAAACTTTCCCTCGGGGTAATCTTTCCGCCGCAGTACTTTCATCCCCAGCACATCGGTATAGAAGGCGATGGATTTTTCCAGATCGCCAACACGCAGCATGGTATGAAGAATACGCATTTCAGATTTCAATCATTTCAAAATCTTCCTTGCGCGCGGCGCATTCCGGGCAAGTCCAATTCATCGGAACGTCTTCCCATCGAGTGCCGGGAGGAATGCCTTCCTGTGGCGACCCTTCGGCTTCATCATATACATAACCGCAAATGAGACACATGTAGCAACGGTAAACGCGAGTTTCTGTGGTGGTCATGATGAGCGGGAGTAATTAGGTTAAAATATCATTTTACGGTATTAGTCCATGTCTCAGCCACCCCCCACGGTACTTTCTTTCGCTGCCAGCGACTCAACCGGTGGTGCCGGTATTCAGGCCGATGTTCTCACCCTCGCCAGCATGGGATGTCACCCGTTATCGGTGATCACAGCCATAACCATCCAGGATACAGCCGGAGTGGACGACGTAATGGCCCTGGACCCTGAATGGGTGGCCGATCAGGCACGGGCGGTCCTGGAAGACATGCCGGTACATGTGTTCAAGATCGGGCTATTGGGCAGCGTGGAAATTATAGCCTCCATTGCGGAGGTCATTTCCGATTATCCCAACATTCCGCTGGTACTGGACCCGGTCCTTGCGTCGGGACGAGGTGATGAACTCGCCAACGACGAGATGGTCATGGCAATGCGGGAACTGTTGCTTCCTCAGGCGACCATTATCACCCCCAACAGCATGGAAGCGAGGCGGCTCGCCCAGGACGACGAGGATGATTATGACATGCCGAATCTGAACGAGTGCGCCGGTCGGCTTTTGCGCCTGGGCTGCGAATACGTCCTGATTACGGGTACACACGAAAATACGTCCCAAGTCATCAACAACCTGTACGGAAGCGGCGGCATCGTACGGTCGGACACATGGCGTCGACTGACTGGCTCGTACCATGGGTCTGGCTGCACGCTCGCCTCGGCTATCGCTGCTGGCCTTGCGAACGGACTATCGATGGCCGAAGGAGTCTATGAAGCGCAAGAATATACCTGGCAATCGCTGAAAGCCGGATTTCGCCCGGGAATGGGACAGTATCTGCCTGATCGAATGTTCTGGGCTCGTGACGAGAGCGATACCGGGGACGGGAACGACAACGATGC
The window above is part of the Nitrosospira sp. Is2 genome. Proteins encoded here:
- the gloA gene encoding lactoylglutathione lyase, with the protein product MRILHTMLRVGDLEKSIAFYTDVLGMKVLRRKDYPEGKFTLAFVGYQDEVLGTVLELTHNWDTKQYDLGNGYGHIAVEVDDAYKACAEVKKRGGKVTREAGPMKHGATVIAFVEDPDGYKIEFIQKKTA
- a CDS encoding rubredoxin, translated to MTTTETRVYRCYMCLICGYVYDEAEGSPQEGIPPGTRWEDVPMNWTCPECAARKEDFEMIEI
- the thiD gene encoding bifunctional hydroxymethylpyrimidine kinase/phosphomethylpyrimidine kinase, translated to MSQPPPTVLSFAASDSTGGAGIQADVLTLASMGCHPLSVITAITIQDTAGVDDVMALDPEWVADQARAVLEDMPVHVFKIGLLGSVEIIASIAEVISDYPNIPLVLDPVLASGRGDELANDEMVMAMRELLLPQATIITPNSMEARRLAQDDEDDYDMPNLNECAGRLLRLGCEYVLITGTHENTSQVINNLYGSGGIVRSDTWRRLTGSYHGSGCTLASAIAAGLANGLSMAEGVYEAQEYTWQSLKAGFRPGMGQYLPDRMFWARDESDTGDGNDNDAPGDN